A single window of Paenibacillus sp. FSL H8-0537 DNA harbors:
- a CDS encoding histidine phosphatase family protein: MIIGLVRHGNTDWNKLGKIQGQTDIPLNERGVAQAMALASRLSEDQKLWHAVISSDLLRARETARIVADKLDIPLLAPDDRLRERFYGDIEGTTEQERIARWGEQWRKAEVGQESDETVRVRGRSFVEEWRQSNPDGRLLVVTHGSFLAQLLDELCSGLDKQFLDNMSYSILQFKENDWESLLYNCSRHLQQLDQVGV, translated from the coding sequence ATGATAATAGGTCTGGTGCGTCACGGCAATACGGATTGGAATAAGCTTGGAAAAATTCAAGGGCAAACCGATATTCCCTTGAATGAGCGGGGAGTTGCTCAAGCGATGGCACTCGCAAGCCGTCTGAGCGAAGATCAGAAGCTGTGGCATGCTGTTATTTCCAGTGATTTGCTGCGTGCCCGTGAGACAGCCCGAATTGTCGCGGATAAGCTGGACATTCCGCTGCTGGCACCGGATGATCGGCTGCGTGAGCGTTTTTATGGCGACATAGAAGGAACGACGGAGCAGGAGCGGATAGCGCGCTGGGGTGAGCAATGGCGCAAGGCTGAAGTTGGACAGGAGTCTGATGAGACTGTGCGCGTGCGTGGGCGTTCTTTTGTAGAGGAATGGCGGCAAAGCAATCCCGATGGGCGCCTGCTTGTCGTCACGCATGGAAGCTTTCTGGCGCAGCTGCTGGATGAGCTGTGCTCGGGACTCGATAAGCAGTTTCTCGATAATATGTCCTATTCCATCCTTCAGTTTAAGGAAAATGATTGGGAGTCCTTGCTCTACAATTGCAGCCGGCATTTGCAGCAGCTCGATCAGGTCGGCGTTTAA
- a CDS encoding sigma-70 family RNA polymerase sigma factor — protein MTDSQLIREIKDGNIELYSELMSRYQRKILSFIFHMLKSAKLELLAEDLCSETFYKAYRSLHSFREVDASFSTWLYTIARNTVLSELRKQKAANLSLDESGIVPVTAPDAGPEQLVLRNERMAMVREAINNLPEKQRSALILREYDQMDYQEIASILGQTVSSVKSLLFRARASVKVQLEPYFGEALGVEEFEGMKTR, from the coding sequence ATGACTGATTCCCAATTAATAAGGGAAATTAAAGATGGCAACATTGAGCTTTATTCAGAGCTAATGAGCCGTTATCAGCGCAAAATATTATCTTTTATTTTTCATATGCTCAAAAGCGCGAAGCTTGAGCTGCTTGCAGAGGATTTATGCTCGGAAACGTTTTATAAAGCCTATCGCAGTCTGCACTCGTTTCGTGAGGTGGATGCTTCTTTCTCCACGTGGCTTTACACGATCGCCCGCAACACAGTGCTTAGCGAGCTGCGCAAGCAGAAAGCAGCGAATTTGTCTCTGGATGAATCGGGCATTGTGCCGGTTACGGCCCCCGATGCTGGTCCGGAGCAGCTTGTGCTTCGCAATGAGCGCATGGCGATGGTGCGCGAAGCAATTAATAATTTGCCTGAAAAACAACGGTCCGCACTTATCCTTAGAGAATATGACCAGATGGACTACCAGGAAATTGCCAGCATTTTAGGGCAGACGGTCAGTTCTGTGAAATCCTTGTTATTCAGAGCCAGAGCCAGTGTGAAGGTTCAATTGGAGCCTTATTTTGGCGAAGCTCTCGGAGTGGAAGAATTTGAAGGGATGAAAACGCGATGA
- a CDS encoding MFS transporter, whose translation MTATAQGYDTLTRGGMNMNEKKKWDLSALATIPLIMTLANSMLIPVLPLIQKKLHISSLQSSLIITVYAAISILCIPFAGYLSDRFGRKRIIVIGLCIAAVGGLISGIAAWLLHDHVYAFILAGRLIQGIGAAGAFPIVMPLVGDMYKSEEEVSNGLGIIETSNTLGKVLSPILGSALALIIWFLPLAVIPVISTVSILAVIFLVKTPKQPNTTKLDFRDFLVSLKSIFAENGKWLFVIFTLGGSAMFIMFGFLYYLSSILEDSYHIDGIWKGTLLAIPLSAICIASFASGKWIGKNKIKMKWLTVVGFVFIAAAMLICGLTNTKSLFFLISLMFISGLGIGLVLPSLDALITEGIDKKQRGTITSFYSSTRFIGVACGPLVASLLLLHIASLFYIFVAIACGCCLIALFFIKPSQINI comes from the coding sequence ATAACGGCGACTGCTCAAGGTTATGATACTTTAACGAGGGGAGGAATGAATATGAATGAGAAAAAAAAGTGGGATTTATCAGCTCTAGCAACAATTCCGCTAATTATGACGCTTGCGAATTCAATGCTCATTCCTGTCCTTCCCCTTATTCAAAAAAAATTACATATCTCTTCTCTTCAATCCAGCCTCATTATTACAGTCTACGCCGCGATATCGATCTTATGTATCCCTTTCGCCGGTTATCTTTCCGATCGTTTCGGAAGAAAACGAATTATCGTCATCGGGCTGTGTATTGCTGCTGTCGGTGGTTTAATCTCAGGTATAGCTGCATGGCTGCTGCATGATCATGTTTACGCATTCATTTTAGCAGGCAGACTCATTCAAGGAATCGGAGCCGCTGGCGCATTCCCGATCGTAATGCCATTAGTTGGCGATATGTATAAAAGTGAGGAAGAAGTTAGCAATGGACTCGGCATCATTGAAACCTCTAATACTTTAGGAAAGGTTTTAAGTCCAATTCTAGGTTCTGCATTAGCATTAATCATTTGGTTTCTTCCTTTGGCTGTCATTCCAGTCATTTCAACCGTATCTATTCTGGCCGTTATTTTTCTCGTCAAAACACCTAAACAGCCCAATACAACAAAGCTTGATTTTAGAGATTTTCTTGTTTCCCTTAAAAGCATTTTTGCCGAAAATGGGAAGTGGCTGTTTGTCATATTTACACTTGGCGGTAGTGCCATGTTTATTATGTTCGGTTTTCTTTATTATTTATCATCCATCCTTGAAGACAGTTATCATATAGATGGTATTTGGAAAGGCACACTGCTGGCCATCCCTCTCAGCGCAATTTGCATCGCTTCTTTTGCATCTGGGAAATGGATTGGTAAAAATAAAATAAAAATGAAATGGTTAACCGTGGTTGGATTTGTATTTATCGCCGCAGCCATGCTTATTTGTGGATTAACCAATACGAAGAGCTTATTTTTCTTAATATCTCTCATGTTTATTAGCGGATTAGGCATCGGCCTTGTTCTACCCAGCTTAGATGCGTTAATTACGGAAGGAATAGATAAAAAACAGCGTGGGACTATCACTTCATTTTACAGCAGCACAAGGTTCATAGGCGTTGCATGTGGTCCATTAGTGGCTTCCCTGCTTCTACTTCATATCGCATCGTTGTTTTATATTTTTGTAGCTATTGCTTGTGGATGCTGCTTAATTGCTTTGTTTTTTATAAAACCGAGCCAAATTAATATATAG
- a CDS encoding collagen-like protein, with translation MYSLSCTINKYKNKKMKSCHKKVITVCKPKRKKNIIIQKKVVKVSCPAPKVKVNVTPTPGPQGLQGAAGSTGLTGPQGPAGATGATGPQGPVGATGLQGPAGATGLTGPQGPQGVQGTTGLTGLTGPQGPQGPAGGISSFAFLCSTEEQIVAAAAVPGGQGGAVTFNNTVISATALTFSPPSDIIINENGFYNISWEVFPTPGNSAFGLFFDPDGAGPTVATLVPCSNYGTAAGNNPYQGQVVVQLTAGGVLTLNRIDSMGNVVLQNAIGGGTPTVSASIVIEKLA, from the coding sequence GTGTATTCATTGAGTTGTACGATTAATAAGTACAAAAACAAGAAAATGAAAAGCTGTCATAAAAAAGTTATTACGGTTTGTAAACCTAAAAGAAAAAAGAATATTATTATACAGAAAAAAGTTGTTAAAGTATCGTGTCCTGCTCCTAAAGTTAAAGTTAATGTTACCCCTACACCTGGTCCACAAGGATTGCAAGGTGCGGCTGGCTCAACAGGGCTGACGGGTCCACAAGGACCTGCTGGAGCCACTGGAGCTACTGGACCTCAAGGGCCAGTTGGAGCTACTGGACTTCAAGGACCTGCTGGAGCTACGGGACTAACAGGACCTCAAGGGCCTCAAGGCGTGCAAGGAACCACTGGGCTAACAGGGCTAACAGGACCTCAAGGGCCTCAAGGACCAGCTGGCGGTATTTCTTCCTTCGCCTTCCTATGCAGCACGGAAGAACAAATTGTTGCAGCAGCAGCGGTACCAGGCGGGCAAGGAGGGGCAGTAACCTTTAACAATACGGTTATTAGCGCAACTGCGCTTACGTTCTCTCCACCAAGCGATATTATCATTAACGAAAACGGCTTTTACAACATTAGCTGGGAAGTATTCCCAACCCCTGGAAACTCTGCATTTGGTTTATTCTTCGATCCGGACGGAGCAGGCCCAACTGTCGCGACACTTGTGCCTTGCAGCAACTATGGTACAGCAGCAGGCAACAATCCTTACCAAGGTCAAGTCGTTGTGCAATTGACCGCTGGCGGCGTATTGACTTTAAATCGTATTGATAGCATGGGCAATGTGGTATTGCAAAACGCTATCGGCGGCGGAACGCCAACCGTGAGTGCCTCTATTGTCATTGAAAAACTAGCATAA
- a CDS encoding prephenate dehydrogenase, which produces MVKIAIFGVGLIGGSLALCFKGKPDVTVVGYSNRASSAEKYVNRGVVDSATTSVREAAVDADFIFLCVPVGKLEEYVDELSQLPLKPGCIVTDVGSTKASVALCGRRLESQPGVSFIGGHPMAGSERSGVEAASTHLFENAFYVLTPDASTPQGQLDKLTQLLALTKAHIVSVDAKSHDEIVGAISHLPHMIAVALVNQIRGYNEQDQLYASLAAGGFRDITRIASGDPVVWRDILVNNKGVLLKLLKDWNAEIATFVDLLEREDGEGIEEAFRTAGEFRSKLPERRKGMLHSIYDCYVDVPDHPGIIGKIASDLGKERINLSNIHIIESREDVPGVLRLSFRTQEDLDQAQLVLADAGFAVHQ; this is translated from the coding sequence ATGGTAAAAATAGCGATATTTGGCGTTGGATTAATTGGCGGATCACTTGCCCTTTGTTTTAAGGGCAAGCCGGACGTAACGGTTGTGGGCTATTCCAACCGGGCGTCCTCCGCAGAGAAATATGTCAATCGTGGCGTCGTTGATTCCGCAACGACGTCTGTTCGGGAGGCGGCTGTAGACGCTGACTTTATATTCCTCTGTGTTCCTGTAGGCAAGCTGGAGGAGTATGTAGATGAGCTGAGCCAGCTTCCGCTGAAGCCGGGCTGTATTGTGACGGATGTCGGCAGCACGAAAGCTTCCGTGGCGCTATGCGGACGCAGACTGGAGAGCCAGCCGGGCGTGTCGTTTATCGGCGGGCATCCGATGGCAGGCTCGGAGCGCTCTGGCGTTGAAGCGGCATCGACCCATTTGTTCGAAAATGCTTTTTACGTCCTCACGCCTGACGCGTCGACTCCGCAGGGCCAGCTGGACAAGCTCACCCAGCTGCTTGCGCTGACGAAAGCGCACATTGTTAGTGTGGATGCAAAGTCGCATGATGAAATCGTGGGCGCGATCAGCCATCTGCCGCATATGATTGCAGTTGCGCTGGTCAACCAGATCCGCGGCTACAATGAGCAGGATCAGCTTTATGCTTCGCTGGCAGCGGGAGGTTTTCGCGATATTACCCGTATCGCCTCAGGCGACCCGGTCGTATGGCGCGACATTTTGGTTAATAACAAAGGTGTGCTGCTTAAGCTGCTGAAAGACTGGAATGCAGAAATCGCTACATTCGTAGACCTGCTGGAGCGGGAAGATGGCGAAGGCATAGAGGAGGCGTTCCGTACAGCTGGGGAATTCCGCAGCAAGCTGCCTGAGCGCCGCAAAGGCATGCTGCATTCGATCTATGATTGTTATGTAGACGTACCCGATCATCCCGGCATTATCGGTAAAATCGCCAGCGACCTCGGCAAGGAGCGCATCAATTTGAGCAATATCCATATTATTGAGAGCAGAGAGGACGTTCCAGGCGTTCTAAGGCTTTCTTTCCGCACGCAGGAGGATTTGGATCAGGCTCAGCTTGTGCTTGCGGATGCGGGTTTTGCGGTTCATCAATAA
- the hisC gene encoding histidinol-phosphate transaminase, whose product MQPKNNILHLPVYQPGKPVEDVKRELGLTEVTKLASNENPHGCSEQAKAAILEELNQTNIYPDGASLELAAALAGHLNVKPEQLIFGTGSSEIILMLARAFLVAGDETIMADETFPQYKHNAEIENARIIEVPLKDGKHDLPAMLAKVTERTKIIWICNPNNPTGTIVTKDELTAFLQQVPSHVLVVLDEAYCELVTDPAFPNGIELLSSYRNLIVLRTFSKVYGLAALRIGYGVGDPEVLRFINQVREPFNTTRIAQAAAKAAVSDQAFIQHVVQQNAAGIAYFAAQFDRLGLVYYPAHGNFIMVDVKRPSPEVFDALLRKGFIIRSRWTYYPTYIRVSVGTKQQNEQFIAALEQVLQEVAVQS is encoded by the coding sequence ATGCAGCCAAAAAATAATATTTTACATCTCCCTGTCTATCAGCCTGGCAAGCCGGTTGAAGATGTGAAGAGAGAGCTTGGGCTAACTGAAGTCACGAAGCTGGCTTCCAATGAAAATCCACATGGTTGTTCGGAGCAGGCTAAAGCGGCAATCTTGGAAGAATTGAACCAAACGAATATTTATCCTGATGGCGCGAGCCTTGAGCTTGCAGCAGCACTTGCGGGCCATCTTAACGTAAAGCCGGAGCAGCTGATTTTCGGCACAGGCTCTAGTGAAATTATTTTAATGCTGGCTCGTGCGTTTCTCGTTGCAGGGGACGAAACGATTATGGCGGACGAGACATTCCCGCAGTACAAGCATAACGCTGAAATTGAGAACGCTCGCATCATCGAGGTGCCTTTGAAAGATGGCAAGCATGATCTTCCTGCCATGCTGGCAAAGGTAACGGAGCGTACGAAAATCATCTGGATTTGCAATCCGAACAATCCGACCGGCACCATTGTGACGAAGGATGAGCTGACTGCTTTTTTACAGCAGGTTCCGAGCCATGTGCTCGTTGTGCTGGATGAGGCGTATTGCGAGCTTGTTACAGATCCCGCCTTTCCTAATGGCATTGAACTGCTGAGCAGCTACCGGAACTTGATCGTACTCCGCACATTCTCGAAGGTATATGGATTAGCGGCGCTTCGTATTGGTTATGGCGTTGGCGACCCGGAGGTGCTTCGCTTTATTAATCAGGTGCGGGAGCCCTTTAATACAACGAGAATCGCGCAGGCAGCCGCTAAAGCGGCCGTGTCTGATCAGGCTTTTATTCAGCATGTTGTGCAGCAAAATGCAGCGGGCATCGCTTATTTTGCTGCGCAGTTTGACCGGCTTGGCCTTGTTTATTATCCGGCGCATGGCAATTTTATTATGGTCGATGTAAAGCGTCCATCTCCGGAAGTATTTGATGCGCTGCTGCGCAAAGGCTTTATTATTCGTTCCCGCTGGACGTATTACCCGACCTATATTCGGGTCAGCGTAGGCACGAAGCAGCAAAATGAGCAGTTTATAGCTGCTTTGGAGCAGGTTTTGCAGGAAGTGGCGGTGCAGTCATAA
- a CDS encoding ABC transporter ATP-binding protein — translation MTIVLEAKNVNKSYSVGKNNEQAVLKNVNLQLQAGEFVSIMGPSGCGKSTLLYTISGMDKMTSGSVAIQGQELGSLSEERLAQLRLSKMGFVFQQSGFLKNLSLLDNIILPAYMAKRESRAAIERRASELMQRTGIAELANADKTEVSGGQLQRAAICRALINQPEIVFGDEPTGALNSKASDEVMAILTELNHAGTTIMLVTHDAKVAAKTQRVLFMLDGRIVGERVLGQAELKVREAKLSSWLAEMGF, via the coding sequence ATGACCATCGTGTTAGAGGCGAAAAACGTAAACAAAAGCTATTCTGTAGGCAAAAATAATGAACAGGCTGTGCTGAAAAATGTGAATCTGCAATTGCAGGCAGGTGAGTTCGTATCTATAATGGGGCCTTCTGGCTGCGGCAAGTCTACCTTGCTGTACACGATTAGCGGGATGGACAAAATGACGTCCGGCAGCGTTGCCATACAAGGGCAAGAGCTTGGCAGTCTATCCGAAGAGCGGTTGGCTCAGCTTCGCTTGAGCAAAATGGGATTTGTTTTTCAACAGAGTGGATTTTTGAAAAATCTCAGCCTGCTCGACAACATTATTTTACCCGCTTATATGGCGAAAAGAGAGAGCCGCGCTGCTATTGAACGGCGGGCCAGCGAGCTGATGCAGCGGACTGGAATTGCCGAGCTTGCCAATGCTGACAAGACGGAAGTGTCCGGCGGACAGCTCCAGCGGGCAGCCATTTGCCGGGCGCTTATCAACCAACCGGAAATCGTGTTTGGCGATGAGCCGACAGGAGCTCTTAATTCCAAGGCAAGCGATGAGGTCATGGCTATTTTAACCGAATTAAATCATGCGGGGACGACGATCATGCTGGTGACCCATGATGCGAAGGTGGCTGCCAAAACACAGCGCGTATTATTTATGCTGGATGGCCGCATCGTGGGCGAGCGGGTACTCGGTCAGGCTGAATTGAAGGTGCGGGAAGCAAAACTATCCTCATGGCTTGCCGAGATGGGATTTTAG
- a CDS encoding ABC transporter permease: protein MLEKMWRKDIARNKLVTAILCMFIMISSLLVASSASMLLELFRSVDDWFEKAGVPHFVQMHAGEIDQQEIEDFASRSKLVKEQQTVEMISIEPAHVYFGASGESEAGSVMEMSLVKQNKAFDFLLDLDNKRLDVLPGEIAVPIYFMQQHGLELGDTVRLATGSFSKTFTLKDFVRDAQMNPSIVSSKRIVVSDSDWETLKGYFAEKEYLIEFLLHDGERTSEFEQLYLASGLPHQGTAITYAQFRLLNALTDGVAAVVILLASVLLIVIAFLCLRFTMLAALEEEVYEIGVMKAIGIAGSEIRQLYLMKYRLIALTATMAGWVLSLFAERAFMANRSLYIGTAEKNTLSYIIPLLGAGFIFLSVMLFCRVVLGRFKRISAVEALRSGSTSAKGRMTKRLKLHRSRLIPVNIFVGIQDVFVRIKTFGLLALVFTLCFFLIIVPVNFLNTMKSPDFMTYMGAGKSDIQIDMRQTGDVAQRYSEMIAYIQHDNDVELYSPLVTSSYKMRSDDGVYENVSVQTGDFSLFPLAYLSGAAPAANDEIALSYLHAKERGKQLGDTLTLIVAGEERVLKLSGIYQDVTNGGKTAKALLPYEAHSVLWYMVSLDVKPGVAIGEKRAEYADAFYPAKVTFMEDYLSQTLGSTISQLQKITALTLAAALAIALLITALFFNMLIVKDASDIVIMRSLGFSLKNIRLQYIIRSLTVLLAGIVLGTAAAGSLGQGVVSMLMSFMGAARVEFVVNPFVAYMLIPLIFLAVGLVTTLLSSLTITANVKSAGAAK from the coding sequence ATGCTAGAGAAAATGTGGAGAAAAGATATCGCAAGGAATAAGCTGGTTACCGCTATTTTATGTATGTTTATTATGATTTCCTCGCTGCTAGTGGCAAGCAGTGCAAGCATGCTTCTAGAGCTGTTTCGTTCGGTGGATGACTGGTTTGAGAAAGCGGGCGTCCCTCATTTTGTACAGATGCATGCCGGGGAAATCGACCAGCAGGAGATAGAGGATTTTGCCAGCCGCAGTAAGCTGGTGAAGGAGCAGCAAACGGTTGAGATGATTTCAATTGAACCGGCTCATGTTTATTTTGGCGCCAGCGGCGAGTCAGAGGCGGGCAGCGTCATGGAAATGAGCCTTGTGAAGCAAAACAAAGCGTTCGATTTTTTACTTGATTTGGACAATAAGCGGCTGGATGTGCTTCCAGGCGAAATAGCAGTGCCGATTTATTTTATGCAGCAGCATGGCTTGGAGCTCGGGGATACGGTGCGGCTGGCGACGGGCTCCTTTAGCAAAACCTTTACGCTAAAGGATTTTGTTAGGGATGCCCAGATGAATCCGTCTATTGTCAGCTCAAAGCGTATCGTTGTAAGCGATTCGGATTGGGAGACGCTTAAGGGCTATTTTGCCGAAAAAGAATATTTGATCGAATTTCTGCTGCATGATGGGGAGCGAACGAGCGAATTTGAACAGCTCTACCTAGCTTCTGGGCTTCCGCACCAAGGGACTGCGATTACATATGCTCAATTTCGGCTATTGAATGCGCTGACGGATGGCGTTGCGGCCGTTGTCATTCTTTTAGCCAGCGTGCTGCTGATCGTCATCGCCTTTCTCTGCCTGCGGTTTACAATGCTCGCTGCGCTGGAGGAGGAGGTTTATGAGATTGGCGTCATGAAGGCGATTGGTATAGCCGGAAGCGAAATCCGCCAGCTTTATTTAATGAAATATCGGCTGATCGCTTTGACAGCGACTATGGCGGGGTGGGTGCTTTCCTTATTTGCAGAACGGGCTTTCATGGCAAATCGGAGCCTATACATAGGCACAGCTGAAAAAAATACGCTAAGCTATATCATCCCCTTGCTGGGGGCAGGTTTTATTTTTCTATCTGTGATGTTGTTCTGCCGTGTGGTTTTGGGGAGATTTAAGCGAATATCAGCCGTTGAAGCCTTGCGCTCAGGCAGCACTTCGGCCAAAGGGCGGATGACAAAACGGCTGAAGCTCCATCGCAGCCGGCTTATCCCTGTAAATATATTTGTCGGCATTCAGGATGTGTTCGTCCGGATTAAAACATTCGGCTTGCTGGCCCTCGTATTCACGCTTTGCTTCTTCCTGATCATAGTGCCTGTGAATTTTTTGAATACGATGAAATCACCTGATTTTATGACTTATATGGGGGCGGGGAAGAGCGATATTCAAATTGATATGCGGCAAACAGGCGACGTAGCGCAGCGATACAGCGAGATGATCGCCTATATTCAACACGACAATGACGTGGAACTCTATTCTCCGCTCGTAACGAGTTCTTATAAGATGCGCAGCGACGATGGTGTCTATGAAAATGTGAGCGTGCAAACGGGCGATTTTTCGCTGTTCCCGCTAGCTTATTTAAGCGGGGCTGCTCCCGCTGCAAACGATGAGATCGCTCTTTCTTATCTGCATGCGAAGGAACGCGGCAAGCAGCTCGGAGACACGCTGACGCTCATCGTTGCTGGGGAAGAACGAGTGCTGAAGCTTTCGGGCATTTATCAGGATGTGACCAATGGCGGCAAGACAGCTAAAGCGCTGCTGCCTTATGAAGCACATTCCGTCCTCTGGTATATGGTCAGCTTGGATGTAAAGCCGGGCGTAGCAATTGGCGAAAAAAGGGCTGAATACGCAGATGCCTTCTACCCGGCTAAGGTGACGTTTATGGAAGATTATTTATCTCAGACACTTGGCTCCACCATAAGCCAGCTGCAAAAAATAACAGCGCTCACCTTAGCGGCAGCACTCGCCATTGCGCTGCTGATTACCGCTTTATTTTTCAACATGCTGATCGTGAAAGACGCTTCTGATATCGTCATTATGAGAAGCCTTGGGTTTTCCTTGAAAAATATCCGCCTGCAGTACATCATCCGCTCATTGACGGTATTGCTGGCGGGGATCGTGTTAGGTACCGCAGCAGCGGGAAGTCTTGGGCAGGGCGTAGTCAGCATGCTGATGTCATTTATGGGCGCAGCCCGCGTCGAATTCGTCGTTAATCCGTTTGTGGCCTACATGCTTATTCCTTTGATATTCCTCGCTGTAGGACTAGTAACGACGCTGCTTAGCAGCCTAACCATAACGGCAAATGTCAAAAGTGCTGGCGCAGCTAAATAA
- a CDS encoding MFS transporter, with the protein MIQSQAKKELFGRSFQLLLLGQIISILGSALLRFGLSLYALDLTGRADIFGTLYALSSIPLLLSPIGGAIADRFNRRHLIVIFDFASCIVVLGFLFLLAGGHATVVVIGMVMVLLSLISAMYQPAVQASIPLLVQESRLEQANGMVNGIGALAQMAAPVLGGILYGVLGLQTLMIGSGIAFLLSAVMQLFMEIPFVKREQKRNIVATLAADMKVGFAYVAQQRSILKAMILAALLNFILTPFFVVGGPIILRVTMHSSDTLYGVGMGIVECSTILGALMIGIFAKKMQMSSLYRWLLIIAALILPLSMSLTPWMLGLGYYPAYVLFMASVVPIAMALTMISIFVLTRVQKQTPNDLLGKVMAIIMAVAQIAAPVGQIVYGKLFETFSLQVYFPALLMFVAMLVMAWVTKRFYHNQIEKGQEDARENVEKRYRKE; encoded by the coding sequence ATGATACAAAGCCAAGCGAAAAAAGAGCTGTTCGGAAGAAGCTTCCAGCTGCTCCTATTGGGACAAATTATTTCGATTTTGGGCAGCGCTCTGCTGCGCTTTGGGCTATCGCTTTATGCGCTGGATCTTACAGGGCGAGCGGATATTTTTGGCACTCTCTATGCGTTATCCAGCATCCCGCTGCTGCTGTCGCCAATTGGCGGGGCCATTGCCGATCGCTTCAACCGCCGTCATTTAATCGTTATATTCGATTTTGCAAGCTGTATCGTTGTTCTGGGCTTTTTGTTCCTATTGGCGGGGGGGCACGCGACGGTTGTTGTTATTGGTATGGTGATGGTATTGCTTTCGCTGATCAGCGCGATGTACCAGCCTGCTGTGCAAGCGAGCATCCCGCTGCTGGTGCAGGAGAGCCGGCTTGAGCAGGCCAATGGAATGGTAAATGGCATCGGCGCCCTTGCCCAAATGGCTGCCCCGGTGCTTGGCGGCATCCTGTATGGCGTCCTTGGCCTGCAAACGTTAATGATCGGAAGCGGTATCGCTTTTTTACTGTCAGCCGTCATGCAGCTTTTTATGGAAATCCCGTTTGTAAAACGCGAGCAGAAGCGAAATATCGTCGCAACGCTTGCAGCAGATATGAAAGTCGGGTTTGCCTATGTAGCCCAGCAGCGCTCGATTTTAAAGGCGATGATATTAGCGGCGCTGCTTAATTTTATTTTAACGCCGTTTTTTGTCGTCGGCGGGCCGATTATTTTGCGGGTTACGATGCATAGCAGCGATACGCTTTATGGAGTTGGCATGGGCATTGTGGAATGCAGCACGATTTTAGGCGCACTAATGATCGGCATCTTTGCGAAAAAAATGCAAATGAGCTCTTTGTATCGGTGGCTGCTCATCATTGCTGCATTGATATTGCCATTATCGATGTCGCTAACGCCATGGATGCTGGGGCTTGGTTATTATCCAGCCTATGTTCTATTTATGGCAAGTGTCGTTCCGATTGCGATGGCACTGACGATGATTTCGATTTTTGTGCTGACCCGGGTGCAAAAGCAGACACCTAATGACCTGCTTGGAAAGGTGATGGCCATCATAATGGCGGTCGCACAGATCGCGGCACCTGTTGGGCAAATCGTCTACGGCAAGCTGTTTGAAACGTTTAGCTTGCAGGTTTATTTCCCTGCGCTGCTCATGTTCGTAGCAATGCTAGTGATGGCTTGGGTGACGAAAAGGTTTTATCACAATCAAATAGAGAAGGGGCAGGAAGATGCTAGAGAAAATGTGGAGAAAAGATATCGCAAGGAATAA
- a CDS encoding TetR/AcrR family transcriptional regulator: MRILKDPEERKNEILDTAEMLFYTKGYNKTTINDILQKIGIAKGTFYYYFKSKEEVMDAIIMRIVAADVASAKSIAASSNLPTLVKLFQILMAQKPKNGDRKELLLEQFHQVGNAEMHQKSLVQTIIHLTPVLTTVIEQGIEEQVFQTEYPKETVEFLIVSSTFLFDEGLFEWQPEEMIQKAKAFIHVMELTLGAKKGSFDFIFDMLANPN, encoded by the coding sequence ATGCGTATACTGAAAGATCCGGAAGAACGCAAAAATGAAATTTTAGATACGGCAGAAATGCTTTTTTATACGAAGGGCTACAATAAAACGACGATTAATGACATCCTTCAGAAGATTGGCATTGCGAAGGGGACCTTTTATTATTACTTTAAATCCAAAGAGGAAGTTATGGACGCGATCATTATGCGGATTGTGGCGGCGGATGTTGCTTCTGCAAAAAGCATAGCCGCAAGTTCGAATCTGCCAACCTTGGTCAAGCTGTTTCAAATTTTGATGGCTCAGAAGCCTAAGAATGGTGACCGTAAGGAGCTGCTGCTGGAGCAATTCCACCAGGTCGGCAATGCCGAAATGCATCAAAAAAGCCTCGTACAGACCATTATTCACTTGACGCCTGTATTAACAACAGTCATTGAGCAAGGCATAGAGGAGCAAGTTTTTCAAACCGAATACCCCAAGGAGACGGTGGAATTTTTAATTGTATCTTCCACTTTTCTGTTCGATGAAGGTTTATTCGAATGGCAGCCAGAGGAAATGATCCAGAAGGCGAAGGCTTTTATTCATGTTATGGAATTGACGCTGGGAGCGAAAAAAGGCAGCTTTGATTTTATTTTTGATATGCTGGCTAACCCGAATTAA